One region of Halohasta litchfieldiae genomic DNA includes:
- a CDS encoding RidA family protein produces MKRVVDVPENADVLGPYSHGTTNGDLLFTAGQIPITPTGEVLDDEPITVQTEQALSNIEQILVAADLTMAHVLKTTVYMTDIGDFNRMNEVYRSFFDSEPPARTAFEVQRLADGAAIEIEAVATHE; encoded by the coding sequence ATGAAGCGAGTTGTCGACGTCCCAGAGAACGCGGACGTACTTGGCCCCTACAGCCACGGCACGACGAACGGAGACCTGCTGTTTACAGCCGGACAGATCCCGATAACGCCGACGGGAGAGGTGCTTGACGACGAGCCGATCACTGTCCAGACCGAGCAAGCACTCTCGAACATCGAGCAGATTCTCGTCGCCGCGGATCTAACGATGGCTCACGTCCTCAAGACGACAGTGTATATGACCGATATCGGTGACTTCAACCGGATGAACGAGGTTTACCGATCGTTTTTCGATTCGGAGCCGCCAGCACGGACGGCATTCGAAGTCCAACGTCTCGCTGACGGGGCTGCCATCGAGATCGAAGCAGTCGCCACACACGAGTAG
- a CDS encoding aromatic ring-hydroxylating oxygenase subunit alpha: MNNSDLYPLELRRIFGQAWVYMGHVSEFEEPGDYARRYIGEDPFILTRDENGELHAFLDSCMHRGAQFCTAENGNTSHFRCPYHGWTYKNDGTLQGMPHMSEAYQDLDDEEITLEEACLETYRGLIFGRIAEEGPSLEAYLGDFTWYLDVLFGATEAGMTVVGEPHRWESSHDWKTSADNFSGDSYHVLTTHQAGLETETFSKDPWEELDDFPAASYLACTDRHSIGYYLSEDGETFMGYPEEITDYLNPELSAEQRELFGRSVFHFGSVFPNMSLIHGIQSGGWGGPWACIRKWNPRGPGTTETTSWWLVPKEFADDESFLSDSHRGWESLSPGGAFESDDLTIWEGISNSSGAVTHELRDTRGNMQQGMGEMTDEVDTIEDPLHGPADVTSKGLYFDERNSRTILQSWYEMMSETSKSDNDPEMEAEP, from the coding sequence ATGAACAACTCGGATCTCTACCCGCTGGAACTGCGGCGTATCTTCGGTCAAGCGTGGGTCTACATGGGGCATGTCTCCGAGTTTGAGGAGCCAGGGGACTATGCTCGACGATACATCGGCGAAGATCCGTTTATTCTGACACGGGACGAAAACGGAGAACTACATGCGTTCCTGGACAGTTGTATGCATCGCGGCGCGCAGTTCTGTACTGCTGAAAACGGGAACACCTCTCACTTCCGGTGTCCGTACCACGGGTGGACCTACAAGAACGACGGCACGCTCCAAGGAATGCCACATATGAGCGAAGCCTATCAAGATCTCGATGACGAGGAGATCACGCTCGAAGAAGCCTGTCTGGAAACCTATCGGGGGTTGATATTCGGTCGGATCGCCGAGGAGGGACCCTCGCTCGAAGCGTATCTTGGCGACTTCACGTGGTATCTCGACGTACTCTTCGGGGCGACCGAGGCGGGCATGACGGTCGTCGGCGAGCCACACCGTTGGGAGTCCAGCCACGACTGGAAAACGTCTGCCGACAACTTCTCCGGAGATTCGTATCACGTCCTCACAACCCATCAGGCTGGTCTCGAAACCGAGACCTTCTCGAAAGACCCGTGGGAGGAACTTGACGACTTCCCGGCGGCATCGTATCTCGCCTGCACGGATCGACACTCGATAGGGTACTACCTCTCCGAGGACGGAGAAACGTTCATGGGCTATCCCGAAGAGATCACCGACTATCTAAATCCAGAGCTTTCCGCTGAGCAGCGGGAACTGTTCGGCAGGTCGGTGTTTCACTTCGGGAGCGTCTTCCCGAATATGTCGCTCATACACGGCATCCAATCCGGCGGTTGGGGCGGGCCGTGGGCCTGTATTCGGAAGTGGAACCCACGCGGTCCGGGGACGACCGAGACGACGAGTTGGTGGCTCGTCCCAAAAGAGTTCGCCGACGACGAGTCATTTCTCTCGGATTCCCACCGAGGCTGGGAGAGTCTCAGCCCCGGCGGCGCGTTCGAATCCGACGATCTCACCATCTGGGAGGGAATTTCCAACAGCAGTGGGGCCGTGACACACGAACTGCGCGATACACGAGGGAATATGCAGCAGGGCATGGGCGAAATGACCGACGAAGTCGACACCATCGAAGACCCACTCCACGGGCCTGCGGACGTCACCTCCAAGGGGTTGTACTTCGACGAGCGCAACTCCCGAACCATCCTGCAATCGTGGTACGAGATGATGAGCGAGACCTCAAAAAGCGACAATGACCCGGAGATGGAGGCCGAGCCATGA
- a CDS encoding aromatic-ring-hydroxylating dioxygenase subunit beta, with protein MSSLSVTETATPVDPETQHSIEQFLYREADLLDGFELEEWLTLLDEDIQLEVPIRVARHPGSERPEFSETTNYLKEDYEMLRERVGRLEKEYAWSENPRSRIRHVIGNVRVIESTDTELTVANNQHVFRSYGDTADHDLLSAQRHTVLRRPDEDGDGFSIGHRTVYLDHTILNTKNLTLPLL; from the coding sequence ATGAGTTCGCTCTCGGTCACTGAGACGGCGACGCCCGTCGACCCGGAGACACAACACAGCATCGAGCAGTTCCTCTACCGCGAAGCGGATCTACTCGACGGGTTCGAACTCGAAGAGTGGCTCACGCTGCTCGATGAGGATATCCAGCTCGAAGTCCCGATCCGTGTTGCTCGTCACCCCGGCTCTGAACGACCCGAGTTCAGCGAAACGACGAATTATCTGAAAGAAGACTACGAGATGCTCCGTGAACGAGTCGGGCGGCTCGAAAAAGAGTACGCTTGGTCGGAGAACCCTCGCTCGCGGATCCGGCACGTCATCGGCAACGTGCGGGTTATCGAGTCGACCGACACAGAGCTAACGGTCGCCAACAACCAGCATGTGTTCCGAAGTTACGGCGACACGGCCGACCATGATCTGTTGTCCGCACAGCGACACACGGTTCTCCGACGGCCCGACGAGGACGGCGATGGGTTCTCTATTGGCCACCGAACGGTCTACCTCGATCACACTATCCTGAACACAAAGAACCTGACCCTCCCACTGCTCTAA
- a CDS encoding 5'-deoxyadenosine deaminase, which yields MLLSGTVVVDETTVIEDGAVVTVGDKIEAVGPALDLVDQYPDHHRRAFDIISPGFVQTHVHSVQSPGRGLADDTDLFEWLEDHILPIEAELTADELELASTLSYVELLGHGTTCCVDHLTVDHAERAFEAAGNTGIRGVLGKVLMDRNAPDGLCEETATGLSTTRSLIDRYHRSHDDRIRYAVTPRFTPTCSEACLRGAREIADDYEGVRIHTHASEHQSVIDDVTAERGMGDIEWLHEVGLTGEDVVLAHVILTNEHEREILAETGTHVTYCPSSNMKVGAGIAPIVDYIDRGINVALGNDGAPANNTLDPIAEMRQATLLQKVAHEDPRTLPAEMVFRMATRNGARAAGFEQVGALYEGWKADVVGIRTDTSRGVPLHDVYSYLVYAATGDDVEFSMVDGQVIVEDGSVTTVSEADVYRRARAAFEERSWGD from the coding sequence ATGTTGCTCTCGGGAACCGTCGTCGTCGACGAGACGACAGTCATCGAGGATGGTGCAGTCGTTACCGTCGGCGACAAGATCGAAGCGGTCGGCCCGGCATTGGATCTCGTCGATCAGTACCCAGACCACCACCGGCGGGCGTTCGATATCATCTCTCCGGGATTCGTACAGACCCACGTACATTCCGTCCAGAGCCCCGGCCGCGGGCTCGCAGACGACACCGACCTCTTCGAGTGGCTCGAAGACCATATTCTCCCCATCGAGGCCGAACTGACTGCCGACGAACTGGAACTTGCCTCGACACTGAGTTACGTCGAACTGCTTGGCCACGGTACCACGTGCTGTGTCGACCATCTGACGGTTGACCACGCCGAACGCGCCTTCGAGGCAGCAGGCAACACTGGCATTCGCGGCGTCCTCGGGAAGGTACTGATGGACCGCAACGCCCCGGATGGGCTCTGTGAGGAGACTGCCACTGGATTGTCTACGACGCGATCGCTTATCGACCGGTACCACCGCTCCCACGACGACCGGATCCGCTACGCGGTGACACCGCGGTTCACTCCGACCTGTTCGGAAGCCTGTCTCCGTGGTGCACGAGAGATTGCAGACGACTACGAGGGCGTCCGAATTCATACCCACGCCAGCGAACACCAGTCTGTCATCGACGACGTGACCGCCGAGCGTGGGATGGGCGATATCGAATGGCTCCACGAAGTCGGACTGACCGGAGAAGACGTGGTCTTGGCCCACGTGATTCTCACGAACGAGCACGAACGAGAAATCCTCGCAGAGACCGGCACACACGTCACCTACTGTCCGTCGTCGAATATGAAAGTGGGTGCGGGAATTGCGCCCATCGTCGACTATATCGATCGGGGAATCAATGTCGCGCTGGGAAACGACGGCGCACCAGCGAACAACACACTTGATCCGATAGCCGAGATGCGGCAGGCGACACTGCTCCAGAAAGTCGCCCACGAAGATCCACGGACACTTCCTGCCGAGATGGTGTTCCGGATGGCAACGCGAAACGGTGCGAGAGCAGCCGGATTCGAGCAGGTCGGAGCACTCTATGAGGGATGGAAAGCCGATGTCGTGGGGATTCGAACCGACACCAGTCGTGGCGTCCCGTTGCACGACGTCTACTCGTATCTCGTCTATGCGGCTACCGGGGACGACGTCGAGTTCAGCATGGTCGACGGCCAAGTCATCGTCGAGGACGGCTCGGTGACCACCGTTTCCGAAGCGGACGTCTACCGGCGCGCTCGCGCTGCCTTCGAGGAACGGAGCTGGGGAGACTGA
- a CDS encoding cupin domain-containing protein: METIQFDALELDAVEQDDPNAHWLAGFPFSSDRPGETTMESTDYTVVYNELDPGAHIGTHRDGSDELLIVLAGTVEAVVGSETATVDAGTLTVIPADTDHTVRNIGSETARMVGLFGAAPVDSTFESEPTLSDGD; encoded by the coding sequence ATGGAGACGATCCAATTCGACGCGCTAGAACTCGACGCAGTCGAACAGGACGACCCAAACGCTCATTGGCTTGCTGGATTCCCGTTCAGTTCAGATCGTCCCGGTGAGACGACGATGGAGTCGACAGACTACACCGTGGTGTACAACGAGCTCGATCCCGGCGCTCACATTGGCACTCACCGAGACGGATCTGATGAACTCCTGATCGTGCTAGCTGGGACCGTCGAAGCCGTCGTTGGCTCGGAAACGGCCACTGTTGATGCGGGAACGCTCACCGTGATTCCTGCCGATACCGACCACACTGTTCGAAACATCGGCTCGGAAACGGCTCGAATGGTCGGTCTCTTCGGTGCGGCACCGGTCGACTCAACGTTCGAATCGGAACCGACCCTCTCAGACGGGGACTGA
- a CDS encoding adenine deaminase yields MIDPVDLLVKGTVVDVTTGSFEDRAIAVDDGEIVGFGEHPASRVLEAAYVTPGLIDAHTHIEASMVTIPQYGEAVVPHGVTSVIHDPHEIANVLGPAGVRNFGADADSTPLKPRMTVPSSVPATPLQDAGGSVDAAAVDDLLAVDQAVALGEVMDLPAVLNGDEEIHTKITAARDHGLTVDGHIPGVTDASLQDLARYLDTDHESVTLDEARAKADAGFRVYLREGSTSKNLEALVDIVEEVDTRRLSLCTDDRSVVDILENGGINEAVQKAMELGVAPVTAVQMATLNTAEAYDLPFGRIEPGAPADLVLLSELESWSVEHVIIDGVVDPTADSTPPNRSAVATDTVTFDPVDPSDLAIEHTGSGPVEVRVESAIGSFRTERRIATVPVDTSDPPAGTDGVLVSNCEADVLPMAVIERHGGPGNVGCGFVHNLGLERGAIGTTVAHDAHNCIVAGVSHTAIVTVANHLREVDGGIAVFDPVSDALTTLPLPVAGLISDAPIDETANSFEAVVEAAADIGLSVPGGILELTYLALEVIPTDRLTNNGLVDVEAGEYVDVVVE; encoded by the coding sequence GTGATCGACCCAGTCGACCTGCTGGTCAAGGGCACAGTCGTCGATGTCACTACGGGCTCCTTCGAAGATCGGGCAATCGCCGTCGACGATGGCGAGATCGTCGGCTTCGGGGAGCATCCGGCGTCCCGCGTACTTGAAGCAGCCTACGTGACGCCCGGGCTCATCGACGCCCACACTCACATCGAGGCATCGATGGTCACCATCCCCCAGTACGGCGAAGCAGTCGTGCCACACGGGGTGACAAGCGTCATCCACGACCCTCACGAAATAGCGAACGTACTTGGACCAGCGGGCGTGCGTAACTTCGGTGCTGACGCCGACAGCACGCCGCTGAAACCGCGGATGACAGTCCCGTCTTCAGTGCCAGCAACGCCGCTACAGGACGCCGGGGGATCGGTTGATGCGGCGGCGGTCGACGATCTCCTTGCGGTGGACCAAGCAGTCGCCCTCGGAGAGGTGATGGATCTGCCAGCCGTGCTCAATGGAGACGAGGAGATCCACACGAAGATTACCGCTGCACGCGACCACGGCCTGACAGTCGACGGCCACATCCCCGGCGTGACAGACGCATCGCTCCAGGACCTCGCCCGGTATCTCGACACTGACCACGAGAGTGTGACCCTCGATGAGGCACGAGCCAAAGCCGACGCTGGCTTCCGGGTCTACCTGCGCGAGGGGTCGACAAGTAAGAACCTTGAGGCCCTTGTCGACATTGTCGAGGAGGTGGACACTCGTCGGCTCTCGCTGTGTACCGACGACCGGAGCGTGGTCGATATACTCGAAAACGGTGGGATCAATGAGGCCGTCCAGAAAGCGATGGAACTGGGTGTCGCCCCGGTCACTGCCGTGCAGATGGCGACGCTGAACACTGCCGAGGCCTACGATCTTCCGTTCGGACGGATCGAACCCGGCGCACCCGCCGATTTGGTGCTGCTCTCGGAGCTCGAATCTTGGTCCGTTGAGCACGTCATCATCGATGGTGTCGTCGACCCAACAGCTGATTCGACTCCACCGAACCGGTCAGCGGTAGCTACTGATACCGTCACCTTTGACCCCGTCGACCCGTCGGATCTGGCTATCGAACACACGGGATCGGGGCCGGTCGAGGTTCGTGTTGAGTCGGCAATAGGGAGCTTCCGTACCGAACGCAGGATCGCAACAGTTCCCGTCGACACTTCGGACCCGCCTGCAGGAACCGATGGCGTACTCGTGAGCAATTGCGAGGCGGACGTGCTCCCGATGGCCGTCATCGAACGTCATGGCGGGCCCGGTAATGTGGGCTGTGGATTCGTCCACAACCTTGGGCTTGAGCGTGGTGCAATCGGCACGACGGTCGCACACGACGCACACAACTGCATCGTGGCCGGTGTGTCCCACACTGCGATAGTAACCGTCGCAAATCATCTCCGCGAGGTCGATGGTGGTATCGCCGTGTTCGATCCGGTAAGCGACGCGCTCACGACGCTTCCGCTGCCGGTCGCTGGACTCATATCGGATGCACCGATCGACGAGACTGCCAACTCGTTTGAGGCCGTTGTCGAGGCAGCGGCCGATATCGGCCTGTCAGTGCCGGGCGGTATCCTCGAACTGACCTATCTCGCACTCGAAGTCATCCCAACTGATCGACTGACGAACAACGGTCTCGTCGATGTCGAGGCAGGCGAGTACGTCGACGTTGTCGTCGAGTGA
- a CDS encoding xanthine dehydrogenase family protein molybdopterin-binding subunit — MSRPNTPNENGRPDESTSADTAPHGAGDEQPRGRKPKDERESVSSRTEKSDARKIVTGEATYTADHAAAFPNLAEAAVVRSEIAHGVVTDIETSAAAEMDGVYAVITPDSPSVPDKPYTSAGQSYPEPSPLDLHVLRKRVRYVGDPIAAVAAEDAATARAAARQITVTYDEYDAVFDTETATDEAAPQIHDRDDIENPQPGAAYERNIEAHALGEIGDVDDAFEAAATRDDRTVVETEWETPYQSHCVPEPHTTIAHRDEDNRYHLVTSTQVPYHVRRQLAHLFDVPIRDVRVTKPQVGAGFGGKQSMVIEPITLALSLAADRPVKLEATRREEFHAMRLRRPSRIEVRSVVTDDGELDALDMSVVTNSGAYGPHGLTAAGAIGKKPLPLYTHTPNIRFEMDAVHTNLPIAGAMRGYGAPQGHFAVEGHMDEVARELEIDPIEFRARNYIGEGDLDIASGILKDGEYGRKIRSCGLEECIERGKTAIGWDEVDQPDAEHLHRGCGMALATQGSGIPGDELGAAHIKMNEDGSFILQTGAVDIGTGADTAMSQIAAEVLGTSPEDIVVQPSDTDISPFDYGAYASSTTYVTGQAVQKAALDAREQLFEFAAQLLDESVEKLVARDGAVSSKRTGESVTLEEIGYASIYGDEVRAQIMGEASHSTDESPPPFGAQFADITVDERTGEFEVHELAFAVDCGVAINPDLAEGQVTGAMHMSYELATGADLSFDDDGTPETLGFRHYGMPRTSDQPPLTPILVETHEPTGPFGAKSIAEIPTNAVPPALSNAIRRAVDVRISDLPITAGKIKTELDKQ, encoded by the coding sequence ATGAGCAGACCCAACACGCCGAACGAGAACGGCCGGCCGGATGAGTCGACGTCGGCGGACACCGCCCCTCACGGCGCGGGAGACGAACAGCCGAGGGGTAGAAAACCGAAAGACGAGCGTGAGTCAGTATCGAGTCGGACAGAGAAAAGCGACGCTCGCAAGATAGTCACCGGCGAGGCGACATATACGGCCGATCACGCGGCGGCCTTCCCAAACCTCGCAGAAGCAGCCGTCGTCCGCTCGGAGATCGCACACGGCGTTGTCACCGATATCGAGACGAGCGCCGCAGCAGAGATGGATGGCGTTTACGCGGTTATCACACCAGACTCGCCGTCGGTGCCCGATAAACCGTACACATCGGCCGGACAGTCGTACCCCGAGCCTTCACCACTGGATCTCCACGTCCTCCGGAAACGGGTGCGCTATGTCGGTGACCCTATCGCTGCGGTCGCTGCCGAGGACGCTGCCACTGCGAGGGCTGCCGCGCGCCAGATAACAGTTACCTACGACGAGTACGACGCTGTCTTCGATACCGAGACGGCAACGGACGAGGCTGCTCCACAAATCCACGACCGGGACGATATCGAAAACCCACAGCCCGGCGCGGCGTACGAACGAAACATCGAAGCCCACGCTTTGGGCGAAATCGGCGACGTCGACGACGCTTTCGAGGCGGCAGCCACGAGGGATGATCGGACCGTCGTCGAAACCGAATGGGAGACACCCTACCAGTCCCACTGTGTCCCCGAACCACACACAACGATTGCACACCGCGACGAGGACAACCGGTATCACCTCGTGACCAGCACGCAGGTTCCGTACCACGTGCGCCGCCAGTTGGCACATCTGTTCGATGTCCCGATCCGGGACGTCCGGGTGACGAAACCACAGGTCGGAGCCGGATTTGGCGGCAAACAGTCCATGGTGATCGAGCCGATCACGCTCGCGCTGTCGCTGGCGGCCGACCGGCCGGTCAAACTGGAGGCGACGCGGCGCGAGGAGTTCCACGCGATGCGACTGCGTCGACCCTCTCGCATCGAGGTCCGGAGCGTCGTGACCGACGACGGCGAACTCGACGCCCTCGATATGTCGGTAGTGACCAATTCCGGTGCCTACGGCCCCCACGGCCTGACCGCGGCCGGTGCCATCGGGAAGAAACCGCTGCCGCTGTACACCCACACGCCGAACATTCGCTTCGAGATGGATGCCGTCCATACGAACCTGCCGATCGCGGGCGCAATGCGTGGCTACGGTGCGCCACAGGGACATTTCGCTGTCGAGGGGCATATGGACGAGGTTGCCCGCGAACTGGAGATCGACCCCATTGAGTTCCGCGCGCGGAATTACATCGGTGAGGGTGATCTCGACATCGCCTCGGGGATTCTCAAAGACGGGGAGTACGGCCGGAAAATCCGCTCTTGTGGTCTGGAAGAATGTATCGAACGGGGGAAAACTGCTATCGGCTGGGACGAGGTCGACCAACCCGATGCGGAGCATCTTCATCGGGGCTGTGGCATGGCGCTGGCGACACAGGGTAGCGGCATCCCCGGCGACGAGCTTGGGGCCGCACACATCAAAATGAACGAAGACGGCTCGTTTATTCTTCAGACGGGGGCCGTCGACATCGGGACAGGAGCCGATACAGCGATGTCGCAGATCGCCGCCGAGGTGCTCGGTACCTCACCCGAGGATATCGTCGTCCAACCATCGGATACGGACATCTCACCGTTCGATTACGGTGCCTACGCCTCGTCGACGACGTACGTGACCGGACAGGCGGTTCAAAAGGCCGCACTGGACGCCCGGGAGCAACTCTTCGAGTTCGCCGCTCAACTGCTTGATGAATCGGTTGAGAAGCTTGTAGCCCGTGACGGAGCAGTCTCCTCTAAGCGGACTGGCGAATCGGTCACACTCGAAGAAATCGGCTATGCATCCATCTACGGCGACGAAGTGCGTGCACAAATAATGGGCGAGGCGAGTCATAGCACCGACGAGTCCCCGCCTCCGTTCGGCGCGCAGTTCGCGGATATCACTGTCGACGAACGAACCGGCGAGTTCGAGGTTCACGAGCTCGCGTTCGCCGTCGACTGCGGGGTTGCGATCAACCCTGATCTCGCAGAGGGACAGGTGACTGGGGCAATGCATATGAGCTACGAACTGGCGACCGGTGCCGACCTCTCGTTCGATGACGACGGCACACCCGAGACACTTGGATTCCGCCACTACGGAATGCCTCGAACGTCCGACCAGCCCCCGCTGACACCGATTTTAGTCGAAACCCACGAACCGACGGGACCGTTCGGTGCGAAGTCGATCGCCGAAATCCCGACCAATGCTGTCCCACCGGCGTTGAGCAACGCGATCCGACGCGCCGTCGACGTCCGAATCAGCGACCTACCGATCACGGCGGGGAAAATCAAAACCGAACTTGACAAGCAATGA
- a CDS encoding (2Fe-2S)-binding protein, translating into MKIDLTLNGEAVTLQAARSDSLLDLLRQSGYTGAKRGCNTGDCGFCTVIVDGEPIKSCIEPAIRIDGSDVETIESLGTQDDLHPIQAAFVDNAALQCGFCIPGMIMRTKGLLETNPDPDEAEIRDALSGNLCRCTGYEKILDAVADAADRVAGETDVAADGGRIPNGQSCTGCDCYPGGEDQ; encoded by the coding sequence ATGAAAATCGACCTCACACTGAACGGCGAAGCGGTAACGCTTCAGGCTGCACGCTCGGATTCGTTGCTTGATCTTCTCCGCCAGTCCGGCTACACCGGCGCAAAGCGGGGCTGTAACACCGGTGACTGCGGGTTCTGCACTGTCATCGTCGACGGTGAGCCGATCAAGTCGTGTATCGAACCGGCCATCCGGATCGATGGTTCGGATGTCGAGACAATCGAGAGTTTGGGTACCCAAGACGACCTCCATCCTATTCAAGCAGCCTTCGTCGACAACGCGGCTCTCCAGTGTGGCTTCTGTATTCCCGGTATGATCATGCGGACGAAAGGACTGCTCGAAACGAATCCCGACCCGGACGAAGCGGAGATCAGGGACGCACTCTCGGGGAACCTCTGTCGATGTACCGGCTACGAGAAGATACTTGATGCCGTCGCTGACGCCGCGGACCGAGTGGCGGGCGAGACGGATGTGGCAGCCGACGGCGGTCGGATACCCAATGGGCAGTCGTGTACCGGGTGTGACTGCTACCCCGGTGGTGAGGACCAATGA
- a CDS encoding RNA-guided endonuclease InsQ/TnpB family protein yields the protein MHYAYRFRLNPTAKQRELLDYHRDTCRQLYNHALGEFEQIPDSAGTLNQRVRQVRDQLTDLKEWWDELNDLYSTVAQAAVMRIEDSIKALSELKQNSYNVGSLNWKAPQEFRSFTYVQSGFEFDSKNGQPVLSLSKLADIPIVKHREIPDDMTVKEVTIKKEPTGEWFASFVVDGKQTPEKPADPERCVGIDVGILKYAHDTDGTAVESLDLSDERERLERAQRDLSRKEHGSNNWERQRKVVARRHADLKRKRRDFLHKLSAYYATEYDLVAVEDLDAKGLVELPGNSRNRASAAWGTFKRMLEYKCEREGAHFVAVDPKDTTKECASCGAKTDKPLWVREHSCPSCGFEADRDANAAINILSRGLKQLGVGHSESTPVETELPVDTPISAKRVIEAGSPILKERTASAVSE from the coding sequence ATGCACTACGCCTACAGGTTCCGGCTCAACCCCACAGCAAAACAGCGTGAGCTACTGGATTATCACCGTGACACCTGTAGGCAACTCTACAACCACGCACTCGGTGAATTTGAGCAAATCCCCGACTCGGCGGGGACGCTCAATCAGCGTGTCCGACAGGTTCGTGACCAACTCACCGATCTCAAAGAGTGGTGGGATGAACTGAACGACCTGTATTCGACGGTTGCACAAGCCGCTGTCATGCGAATCGAAGACAGCATCAAAGCACTCTCTGAGTTGAAACAGAACAGCTACAACGTCGGCAGCCTCAACTGGAAAGCACCACAGGAGTTCCGCAGTTTCACCTACGTTCAGTCTGGTTTCGAGTTTGATAGTAAGAACGGCCAGCCTGTGCTTTCGCTATCGAAACTTGCGGATATTCCTATCGTGAAACACCGGGAGATACCCGACGACATGACGGTAAAAGAGGTCACGATCAAGAAGGAACCAACCGGTGAGTGGTTCGCTTCATTCGTCGTCGACGGCAAACAGACGCCGGAAAAACCAGCTGATCCCGAGCGGTGTGTCGGGATCGACGTTGGCATACTGAAATACGCCCACGATACGGATGGAACCGCTGTGGAGTCGCTTGATCTGTCGGATGAACGCGAGCGGTTGGAACGCGCCCAGCGCGATCTCTCACGCAAAGAACACGGGTCGAACAATTGGGAGCGGCAGCGAAAGGTCGTCGCCCGGCGGCACGCAGACCTGAAACGGAAGCGACGAGATTTCTTGCACAAGCTCTCGGCGTACTACGCCACCGAATACGACCTCGTAGCCGTTGAGGACCTAGACGCGAAGGGATTGGTCGAACTACCGGGCAACTCTCGGAACCGAGCGTCGGCGGCGTGGGGAACATTCAAGCGGATGCTTGAATACAAGTGTGAACGCGAAGGGGCGCATTTCGTGGCAGTTGATCCGAAGGACACGACCAAAGAGTGCGCCAGTTGTGGCGCGAAAACAGACAAACCACTATGGGTGCGGGAACACTCCTGCCCCTCATGCGGATTTGAAGCCGACAGAGACGCAAACGCGGCGATCAACATCCTTTCTCGCGGCCTGAAACAGCTAGGAGTGGGACACTCCGAATCAACGCCTGTGGAGACTGAGCTCCCTGTGGATACGCCTATATCTGCAAAGCGCGTCATCGAAGCAGGAAGCCCCATCCTCAAGGAGCGAACCGCGTCAGCGGTTAGCGAGTAG
- a CDS encoding transposase, whose translation MATETLALFEHLEFDFLEEFDVFAPARRGRTRDHHPPALFRAFLHCYYKNVYGIRPVTRELQNTVVWLSCGFDRPPSRDAVDRFLTDLEHVVDEVFDRLVEQAACRGLLDLTYSIDSTDVRTMPADQDASKGYDPTAEEYYHGYGCTIVSTGQKIPIAAEFTESKQAPEETAMRVTCDALAVEKPIWMLGDSAYDTLGWHDHLLAAGVVPVAPYNARNTDDPKDIEYRVEARIDEHSEDVQLKQSTLDETYNRRSGVERTNDAVKDCGLGHVRARGRVHARAQVFLALCLRLVIAITNDERGDNPGSTVITL comes from the coding sequence ATGGCGACCGAGACGCTCGCGTTGTTCGAGCATCTTGAGTTCGACTTTCTCGAAGAATTCGATGTGTTCGCCCCCGCTCGCCGGGGGCGAACACGAGATCATCACCCACCAGCACTCTTCCGAGCGTTCCTGCACTGCTACTACAAGAACGTCTACGGCATCCGTCCAGTCACGCGAGAACTCCAGAACACGGTCGTCTGGCTCAGCTGTGGCTTCGATCGACCGCCGTCGAGAGACGCGGTCGATCGCTTCCTCACCGACCTCGAACACGTCGTCGACGAGGTCTTCGACCGCCTCGTCGAGCAGGCCGCCTGCCGCGGCCTGCTCGACTTGACCTACTCCATCGATTCCACCGACGTGAGGACGATGCCCGCCGACCAAGACGCGTCGAAAGGCTACGATCCAACCGCCGAAGAGTACTACCACGGCTACGGCTGTACGATCGTCTCGACCGGGCAAAAGATCCCGATTGCCGCGGAGTTCACCGAGAGCAAGCAAGCGCCAGAGGAGACGGCGATGCGCGTCACGTGTGACGCGCTCGCCGTCGAGAAACCGATCTGGATGCTTGGAGACAGCGCCTACGACACGCTCGGCTGGCACGACCACCTGCTGGCCGCAGGGGTCGTGCCAGTCGCTCCGTACAACGCACGAAACACCGACGATCCGAAAGACATCGAGTACAGGGTCGAAGCCCGCATCGACGAACACAGCGAGGACGTTCAGCTGAAGCAATCGACGCTAGACGAGACGTACAACCGCCGGAGTGGAGTCGAACGAACCAACGACGCCGTCAAGGACTGCGGCCTCGGGCACGTTCGCGCCCGAGGCCGCGTCCACGCACGAGCACAAGTGTTCCTCGCGCTGTGCCTTCGTCTCGTTATTGCGATCACCAACGACGAACGCGGAGACAATCCAGGAAGCACCGTCATCACGCTATGA